The following nucleotide sequence is from Desulfobacterales bacterium.
AATGTAACTTTCGAGCAAAACGGTGCTGTCGTGGGTAAATGCTTTTTCCACTGCCGCAGACATCGCATCTTGTGATTTTACAATGGTCATCCCCACACTGGAGCCCGCCTCGTTGGGTTTGACAACCAACGGCAGACCGAGCTGCTTTTCCCAGGCCGTCGGATCCATCGAACCGCCTTTTTGCAGCGCCAGATAGGGCGGCACCAGCAGACCGGCTTTTTCATACAGATATTTGGCAGCCAGCTTATTCATGGCAAGCGAGCTGCCCAGCACGCCCGACCCCTGATAGGGGATATTGAGCAATTCAAGCAGGCCCTGAACCGTACCATCCTCTCCATAAGGGCCATGCAAAATGATCAGCGCCGCATTGATTTGGGGCGCATCCTCAACCAGGCGCGCCAAATCGGTTTTCGGGTCATAGCGGATGATCTGATATTTGTCCTTATCCAAGGCCGCATACACCTGATCCCCGCTGTTCAAAGAGACTTCGCGTTCTGAAGACACCCCGCCTGATAGTAAGGCCAACGTCAATTTCCCCATGGCTTCTACCCCTTCATAAAAGGTTTCAGGTGTTCCGCCGTAGGCGGATTCAGATGTCAGTCTGCTGGATTCTGGCTAATAGACTCTGGCTGCTGGCTTCTGATCGCTAACGGCTGGCTGTCAGTTACTGATCACAGGCTCTTAGCCAGTAGCCAGCAGCGAGAAGCCAGAGGCAAAAATAGCTGGAACCTGACACCCGCATTAAACCTTAATAATTACTTGCGTTTTTTGCGATGTGAATCGGATGATTCGAGCTTATCAATCAGTTTTTCCGAATATTTCTGAGGTTCTTCGAATTCGATGGAGGTGCCCCGCAGGGTATTTAGCTTCATGATCAGAAAATTGAGCTTTTTAATCGCACGATATTTCTCGGTGGTATCCGTCATTGCGCCCAGGAGTTCTTCCGTTTGCCGAATCTCCTTCTTTAATTCGAGCTCGGGGGGGATGCAATCGGCATTTTTTAAAATCTTATAAGCCAGACGCAATTCTTCGGCCACGGTTTGATCGTTTAAAAGATCTAATGGCTCACCACTGCCTTCCAGATTTTCGAATTCACCCTTCTTTTGTGCTTTGCGAATGCGCTCTTCGACAATTTTGGTAAATCCCGGTAACATATTCGTTCCAGAGTGTTGTGTATTTGGTGGTTGGTGTTTCGTACCTGGTGTTTTATACCATTTTTATGAATTTTATCAAACAAAATTAAACCACCTATATGGCTCCAGGCCTCTTGCGGCTTGCTTCTCGCTTTTTGCTCTGACAAACAACGATTGTGTATTTATTTTAATCAATTATGATAGGTTTAAATGAGAGCAAGAACTCGATTGCCATATGCTGGCAGCCAGTATCCGGTAATCAAAAGCCAGCTGCCAGAAACAAGTAGCCAGCAGCCAGAAAATAGATTTGACCCTGCCGCCTGCAATTTGTTAATGAAAGCCTTGTGTGTTTCGCAGTTTGAAAAAAATGCCCTGAAAGGAACCGTTCATGAAAAAAATCGCCTTTGCCGGTACTGATGGCCGAACCCTGTTGAGCGCGTTGGTCGTATCCACTGCCACCAGCGAAATTTATGAAGAGTCCTATCAAGGCGTTGTCGTTCGAGGAACCCCCTCGATGCCAAAATTTGCAGAAACCATGAATTGGCCGATTGTGTTCATTCCAACAGAGGGAAATTCTTACGATGAATATGCAGCGGCCATCATTGAGGCCCTCAAGTCCGGTGCCATCGACTATGTTGTTCCGATGCCAGAGGCGCTTTTATTTGACGGGCTGGTGGATGAGGTGGAGTCCGCCGGTTTTGGCGAT
It contains:
- a CDS encoding D-alanine--D-alanine ligase, whose amino-acid sequence is MGKLTLALLSGGVSSEREVSLNSGDQVYAALDKDKYQIIRYDPKTDLARLVEDAPQINAALIILHGPYGEDGTVQGLLELLNIPYQGSGVLGSSLAMNKLAAKYLYEKAGLLVPPYLALQKGGSMDPTAWEKQLGLPLVVKPNEAGSSVGMTIVKSQDAMSAAVEKAFTHDSTVLLESYIDGIELTAGVIGNQELQALPLIEIIPDDEHEFFDYEAKYTAGVTQEICPARVDDQITSTAQEYAKTAHRALFCKGYSRTDMILKADQIYVLETNTIPGMTATSLLPQAAQVAGFSFSGLLDELITLCIEDHQNRR
- a CDS encoding DUF1992 domain-containing protein codes for the protein MLPGFTKIVEERIRKAQKKGEFENLEGSGEPLDLLNDQTVAEELRLAYKILKNADCIPPELELKKEIRQTEELLGAMTDTTEKYRAIKKLNFLIMKLNTLRGTSIEFEEPQKYSEKLIDKLESSDSHRKKRK